From a single Miscanthus floridulus cultivar M001 chromosome 8, ASM1932011v1, whole genome shotgun sequence genomic region:
- the LOC136468915 gene encoding uncharacterized mitochondrial protein AtMg00860-like — protein MNLVLKPFLRCCILVFFDDILIYSASWTEHLQHLRAVLNVLQAHQLHLKRTKCSFAARSVQYLGHVITADGVAMDTSKVEAVQSWPQPRNACGLRGFLSLAGYYRRFIQDYGIIATPLTQLLRKEGFKWLDDAEAAFMALKRALSAVPVLHLSDFTKTFMVDCDASGSGFGAVLGHKVRMRG, from the coding sequence ATGAACCTCGTCCTCAAGCCGTTCCTCCGCTGCTGCATCCTCGtcttcttcgatgacatcttgatctacagCGCATCGTGGACGGAGCACCTGCAACATCTGCGCGCCGTCCTCAATGTCCTCCAGGCACACCAGCTCCACCTCAAGCGGACCAAGTGTTCCTTCGCCGCCCGGTCCGTCCAGTACCTGGGCCACGTCATCACAGCGGACGGCGTCGCGATGGACACCTCCAAGGTGGAGGCCGTCCAGTCCTGGCCCCAGCCACGAAACGCGTGTGGCCTCCGCGGCTTCCTCAGCTTGGCCGGCTACTACCGGCGCTTCATCCAAGACTATGGCATCATTGCTACCCCCCTGACGCAGCTCCTCCGAAAAGAGGGATTCAAGTGGTTGGACGACGCCGAAGCAGCGTTCATGGCCCTCAAGCGTGCGCTCTCTGCCGTGCCGGTCCTACATCTCTCGGACTTCACCAAGACGTTCATGGTGGACTGCGACGCGTCGGGCTCAGGGTTTGGCGCCGTCCTTGGACACAAGGTGAGGATGCGAGGATAA
- the LOC136471718 gene encoding uncharacterized protein — MRSVDAAGAESSDHHNRKKPRLEHRTKMPPADAVAAGDSGRGVDSAAAGADCFGMTVEEIVQHPLPGYGAPSVLSFSPDDRRVAYLYSPDGTLHRKVFTFDTAQRCQELLFGPPDGDGLEEGNLSAEERLRRERARERGLGVTRYEWRARHSGESSSRSGIVVPLPSGVYFQDLSGSELVLKLQSSPTSPIIDPYLSPNGSMIAYVRDDELHTLGFSSGETRQLTFGARKSRKVHGLAEYIAQEEMERKMGFWWSPDSKHLVFTEVDSTEIPLYRIMHQGKSSVGPDAQEDHAYPFAGAANVKVRLGVVPSHGGEVTWMDLLCGDPNGSHSDEEYLARVNWMHNSALAVQVLNRSHTKLKLLKFDITTGKREVLLEEQHDIWITLHDCFTPLDKGVNSKHPGGFIWASEKTGFRHLYVHDNDGACLGPLTQGDWMVEHIAGVNESNGLIYFTGTLDGPLETNLYHTNLFPDWSLPLQTPKRLTRGTGRHSVILDHQLLKFIDVYDTIKSPPVILLCSLLDGSVIMPLFEQPLTVPPLKKFLQRSPEIVEITAKDGTNLYGALYLPDERKYGPPPYKTLINVYGGPSVQLVSDSWMCTVDMRAQYLRSKGILVWKMDNRGSARRGLHFEGQLKYNIGRVDAEDQLAGAEWLIKKGLAKPGHIGIYGWSYGGFLSAMCVTRFPDTFCCAVSGAPVTAWDGYDTFYTEKYLGLPAEHPDAYEYGSIMHHTKNLKGKLLLIHGMIDENVHFRHTARLVNSLMAEGKPYEILLFPDERHMPRRLGDRIYMEERIWDFVERSL, encoded by the exons ATGCGATCGGTTGACGCGGCGGGGGCGGAGAGCTCGGATCACCACAACCGCAAGAAGCCTCGCCTGGAGCACAGGACCAAGATGCCGCCCGCGGATGCCGTTGCGGCCGGTGACAGCGGCCGGGGTGTGGACTCCGCGGCGGCGGGCGCCGACTGCTTTGGCATGACGGTCGAGGAGATCGTGCAGCACCCGCTGCCGGGCTACGGGGCGCCTTCGGTGCTCAGCTTCAGCCCCGACGACCGCCGGGTCGCCTACCTGTACAGCCCCGACGGCACGCTCCACCGGAAGGTGTTCACCTTCGACACCGCGCAGCGCTGCCAGGAGCTGCTCTTCGGGCCCCCCGACGGTGACGGGCTCGAGGAGGGGAACCTCTCCGCCGAGGAGCGCCTGCGGCGCGAGCGCGCACGGGAGCGTGGCCTTGGGGTCACTCGCTACGAGTGGCGCGCTCGCCATTCCGGTGAATCCTCCTCTCGCTCCGGCATTGTCGTGCCGCTCCCATCCGGG GTTTACTTCCAGGATTTATCTGGCTCCGAACTAGTGCTGAAACTACAAAGTTCTCCCACATCTCCGATAATTGACCCATATCTATCTCCAAATGGGAGCATGATTGCATACGTTAGGGATGACGAGCTGCATACCTTGGGGTTTTCCAGTGGAGAAACTAGGCAATTAACTTTCGGTGCAAGAAAAAGTAGGAAG GTCCATGGGCTTGCCGAGTATATTGCACAG GAAGAGATGGAAAGGAAGATGGGATTTTGGTGGTCTCCTGACAGCAAGCACCTTGTGTTTACTGAAGTGGATTCAACTGAGATTCCATTGTATAGAATTATGCATCAGGGCAAAAGTTCTGTTGGTCCAGATGCTCAAGAAGACCATGCGTACCCTTTCGCAGGAGCAGCTAATGTTAAAGTGCGACTTGGTGTTGTTCCTTCCcatggaggggaagtaacttggATGGATCTCCTTTGTGGAGATCCAAATGGTTCCCACAGTGACGAAGAATATTTAGCTAGAGTCAACTGGATGCATAATAGTGCTCTTGCTGTTCAAGTTCTCAACAGATCTCATACGAAACTTAAATTACTGAAGTTTGATATTACTACAGGTAAAAGAGAAGTCTTGCTAGAAGAGCAGCATGATATATGGATCACATTGCATGATTGCTTCACTCCACTAGACAAAGGAGTGAATAGTAAACATCCAGGTGGCTTTATTTGGGCCAGTGAAAAAACAGGATTCAGGCACCTATATGTTCATGACAATGATGGAGCATGCTTAGGACCTCTCACACAAGGTGATTGGATGGTTGAGCACATTGCTGGTGTCAATGAGAGTAATGGACTTATATATTTCACTGGCACGTTGGATGGACCATTGGAGACAAATCTCTACCACACTAATCTCTTTCCAGATTGGAGCCTTCCCTTGCAAACCCCTAAAAGGCTGACTCGTGGAACTGGCCGGCATTCAGTAATTCTCGATCATCAGTTGCTGAAGTTTATTGATGTGTACGACACAATAAAATCTCCACCTGTGATCTTGCTGTGCTCTTTGCTTGATGGAAGTGTAATTATGCCCCTGTTTGAACAGCCATTGACAGTTCCGCCACTTAAAAAGTTCCTGCAGCGGTCTCCAGAGATAGTTGAAATTACAGCAAAGGATGGGACCAATTTATATGGCGCTCTCTACCTTCCTGACGAGAGAAAATATGGGCCACCTCCCTACAAAACACTGATTAATGTTTATGGTGGCCCCAGTGTCCAGCTTGTTAGTGATTCATGGATGTGTACAGTTGACATGAGAGCTCAATATCTACGAAGTAAGGgtatattagtttggaag ATGGATAATCGAGGATCGGCAAGGCGAGGACTGCATTTTGAGGGACAACTGAAGTACAATATTGGTCGCGTTGATGCTGAAGATCAATTAGCAGGCGCTGAGTGGTTAATAAAGAAGGGACTTGCAAAACCTGGCCATATTGGTATATATGGCTGGAGCTACGGAGGATTTCTCTCAGCAATGTGCGTCACAAGGTTTCCAGACACGTTCTGTTGTGCAGTGTCTGGTGCTCCGGTGACAGCTTGGGATGGTTACGACACCTTTTACACAGAGAAGTACTTGGGTCTGCCTGCAGAGCATCCGGATGCTTACGAGTATGGGTCAATTATGCACCACACGAAGAACCTGAAAGGGAAGCTGCTCCTCATCCATGGGATGATTGACGAGAACGTGCATTTCAGGCACACGGCAAGGCTCGTTAACTCACTGATGGCAGAAGGCAAGCCTTATGAAATCCTCCTTTTCCCTGACGAGAGGCACATGCCACGACGGCTTGGTGACCGGATCTACATGGAGGAGAGGATCTGGGATTTTGTCGAGAGGAGCCTTTGA
- the LOC136468916 gene encoding GDSL esterase/lipase At2g04570-like, with translation MAASPLLALLLLLFLSGSGPRQCSAAAAANSTSSSSPSPRPMPLVPALFVIGDSTADVGTNNYLGTLARADRSPYGRDFDTHRPTGRFSNGRIPVDYIAERLGVPFVPPYLEQNMRTGAADVGLTNIDGMIQGVNYVSAAAGIISSSGSELMIASPLEAVFLGANLISWNARKQATVSRSSTEAEYKALANATAEII, from the exons ATGGCGGCGTCGCCCTTGCTCGCCCTCCTACTCCTGCTGTTCCTCTCCGGTTCCGGTCCCCGCCAATGCTCCGCCGCTGCAGCAGCGAACTCGACGTCCTCGTCTTCTCCGTCCCCGCGGCCCATGCCGCTGGTCCCGGCGCTCTTCGTAATCGGCGACTCCACGGCCGACGTAGGCACCAATAACTACCTGGGCACGCTCGCCCGCGCCGACCGCTCGCCCTACGGCCGGGACTTCGACACGCACCGCCCCACGGGGCGCTTCTCCAACGGCCGCATCCCCGTCGACTACATCG CGGAGCGGCTGGGCGTCCCCTTCGTGCCTCCATACCTTGAACAGAACATGCGCACGGGCGCCGCCGATGTTGGCCTCACAAACATTGATGGGATGATACAAGGCGTCAACTACGTGTCCGCGGCAGCCGGCATCATCTCCAGCAGTGGCTCTGagctt ATGAtcgcaagtccactggaggcagTATTCTTGGGAGCTAATCTGATTTCTTGGAATGCTCGGAAGCAGGCAACTGTTTCAAGATCAAGTaccgaagcagaatacaaagcCTTGGCAAATGCTACTGCAGAAATTATTTAG